From the Streptomyces sp. Tu 2975 genome, one window contains:
- a CDS encoding RICIN domain-containing protein, with the protein MNGPLEPGVYLVRNVGSGLLLEVLGGRGGSGVNVQQGKENGSPAQQWRIEPVPNGNGLYHFVNVAGGKRLDVANASTENGANVQQWKANNFGAQEWIVEQHLDSPGTVTIVSFISGLLLEVAGGSSEDGANVQQWEDTDSPGQWWRLEPVPS; encoded by the coding sequence GTGAACGGGCCACTTGAGCCAGGGGTCTACCTGGTGCGCAACGTCGGCAGCGGGCTGCTGCTGGAGGTGCTCGGGGGACGCGGCGGCAGCGGCGTCAACGTCCAGCAGGGCAAGGAGAACGGTTCGCCGGCCCAGCAGTGGCGTATCGAGCCGGTGCCCAACGGCAACGGGCTGTACCACTTCGTCAACGTGGCCGGCGGCAAACGCCTCGACGTGGCGAACGCCTCGACGGAGAACGGCGCCAACGTCCAGCAGTGGAAGGCGAACAACTTCGGCGCCCAGGAGTGGATCGTCGAACAGCATCTCGACTCGCCGGGCACGGTGACCATCGTCAGCTTCATCAGCGGACTGCTGCTTGAGGTGGCCGGCGGTTCGAGTGAGGACGGGGCGAACGTCCAGCAGTGGGAGGACACCGACTCCCCGGGCCAGTGGTGGCGGTTGGAGCCGGTGCCCTCCTGA
- a CDS encoding class I SAM-dependent methyltransferase: protein MSHHHDSTHIDWDEHAQLLEQGAELQGPMYRQTADWLRELVPAGGVRRVLDIGSGPGVITGLLAEAFPYAEVVAVDAAAPLLERAQARAARNGQADRVRTHRAELPDGIQDLGEADLVWAAGSVHHLGDQRAALGALARLVRPGGLVAVLEGGLPARHLPRDFGIGRPGLESRVGAAVDEWFARMRSELPGAKDEAEDWRALLAASGLTPSGTRSFLLDIPAPAPAAVREQLVSAFAWQRRLVEGLLPDEDIATLDRLLDPEDPEGLLRRSDAYMLAARTVFTARKD, encoded by the coding sequence ATGAGCCATCACCACGACTCCACCCACATCGACTGGGACGAGCACGCGCAGTTGCTGGAGCAGGGCGCGGAACTGCAGGGCCCCATGTACCGGCAGACGGCCGACTGGCTTCGCGAGCTGGTGCCGGCCGGCGGCGTCCGGCGCGTACTCGACATCGGCAGCGGCCCCGGAGTGATCACCGGCCTGCTGGCGGAGGCGTTCCCGTACGCCGAGGTCGTCGCCGTGGACGCCGCCGCACCGCTGCTGGAACGGGCACAGGCGCGCGCCGCCCGCAACGGCCAGGCCGACCGCGTCCGTACGCATCGTGCCGAACTGCCCGACGGCATCCAGGACCTCGGGGAGGCGGACCTCGTCTGGGCGGCAGGATCCGTGCACCACCTGGGCGACCAGCGCGCCGCGCTCGGGGCGCTGGCCCGCCTCGTGCGGCCGGGCGGTCTGGTCGCCGTCCTCGAGGGCGGGCTGCCGGCCCGTCATCTGCCGCGCGACTTCGGGATCGGCAGGCCCGGCCTGGAGAGCCGGGTCGGTGCCGCCGTCGACGAGTGGTTCGCGCGGATGCGGTCGGAACTGCCCGGCGCGAAGGACGAGGCCGAGGACTGGCGGGCACTGCTCGCCGCGTCGGGGCTGACGCCGAGCGGTACGCGCTCCTTCCTCCTCGACATCCCGGCGCCCGCGCCGGCGGCGGTGCGGGAGCAGTTGGTGTCCGCCTTCGCGTGGCAGCGCCGGTTGGTCGAGGGGCTGCTGCCCGACGAGGACATCGCGACCCTGGACCGGCTGCTCGACCCCGAGGACCCGGAAGGGCTGCTGCGGCGGTCCGACGCGTACATGCTGGCCGCGCGCACGGTGTTCACGGCCCGCAAGGACTGA
- a CDS encoding AraC family transcriptional regulator — protein sequence MDALAGLLDGPRARGAFLLRMVMEPPWSVHIDDEAPLCLMCVTQGESWIAPASGEPVLLRPGDVAVARGPEPYTVSHAPGAEPQARIGPGGTCHTLQGEPLAQAMRLGVRTWGNAPDGSTSMLIGTYQMKGEVSGRLLDALPPLLHLSAEVWNHPLMTVLDEEIARDDPGQSVVLDRVLDLLLIAVLRTWFSRPDAEAPAWYRAMGDPVVGQALRLIQDGPARPWTVATLAAECGVSRAALARRFNDLVGEPPMAYLTGWRLALAADLLRESDTTVEAVARKVGYSGSFALSAAFKRVRGISPQEHRTGGALPERQQSSP from the coding sequence ATGGACGCTCTCGCCGGACTTCTGGACGGGCCGCGGGCCAGGGGGGCTTTTCTGCTGCGCATGGTGATGGAGCCGCCGTGGTCCGTGCACATCGACGACGAGGCCCCGCTCTGTCTCATGTGCGTCACCCAGGGGGAGTCGTGGATCGCCCCGGCCTCCGGCGAACCGGTGCTGCTGCGGCCCGGCGACGTGGCGGTCGCACGCGGACCGGAGCCGTACACGGTCTCCCACGCGCCCGGTGCGGAGCCGCAGGCGAGGATCGGACCCGGCGGCACGTGCCACACGCTCCAGGGGGAACCGCTCGCCCAGGCCATGCGGCTCGGCGTGCGTACCTGGGGCAACGCGCCCGACGGCTCGACGTCCATGCTGATCGGCACCTACCAGATGAAGGGCGAGGTCAGCGGCCGGCTGCTGGACGCACTGCCGCCGCTGCTGCACCTGTCGGCAGAGGTGTGGAACCACCCGCTGATGACCGTGCTCGACGAGGAGATCGCCCGTGACGACCCCGGCCAGAGCGTGGTGCTCGACCGGGTGCTGGACCTGCTGCTGATCGCGGTGCTGCGCACCTGGTTCTCCCGCCCGGACGCCGAGGCCCCCGCCTGGTACCGGGCCATGGGCGACCCGGTGGTCGGGCAGGCGCTGCGGCTGATCCAGGACGGCCCGGCCCGCCCATGGACCGTCGCGACGCTGGCCGCCGAGTGCGGGGTCTCCCGTGCGGCGCTCGCCCGGCGCTTCAACGATCTCGTCGGCGAGCCACCGATGGCGTACCTCACCGGCTGGCGGCTCGCGCTCGCCGCCGATCTGCTGCGCGAGAGCGACACGACGGTGGAGGCGGTGGCCAGAAAGGTCGGCTACAGCGGCTCGTTCGCGCTGAGCGCCGCCTTCAAGCGGGTACGGGGCATCAGCCCGCAGGAGCACCGAACGGGTGGTGCTTTGCCGGAACGGCAACAAAGCTCGCCGTAA
- a CDS encoding class I SAM-dependent methyltransferase, which translates to MLDYDREADAYDATRGGVPRAEAAAAAVLGLVPDRARTLLDIGCGTGLVTERLRRPGLRVLGCDGSYGMARKATCRIGGAVVLGDVRRLPLRDAAVDAVSAVWLLHLVPRSAAVVAEAARVLRPGGVFVTTVDKDAGHDVDSDIDTVLRPHRSFAAASDRSDRVEEYAAAHGLRPVGGTRFAGHGQGRTPRDAATALSAGRFRSWFTGTDGATARALAAQLALLPGQDSRRPDPSYTLRAFRKEG; encoded by the coding sequence ATGCTCGACTACGACCGTGAGGCCGACGCGTACGACGCCACCCGCGGCGGCGTGCCCAGGGCGGAGGCCGCCGCCGCGGCCGTCCTCGGCCTGGTGCCGGACCGGGCGCGCACGCTGCTCGACATCGGCTGCGGCACCGGCCTGGTGACGGAACGGCTGCGCCGCCCCGGGCTGCGCGTGCTCGGCTGCGACGGTTCGTACGGGATGGCCCGCAAGGCCACCTGCCGCATCGGCGGCGCCGTGGTCCTCGGCGACGTACGGCGGCTGCCGCTGCGCGACGCGGCCGTGGACGCGGTCAGCGCCGTGTGGCTGCTGCACCTCGTGCCCCGGTCCGCCGCGGTCGTCGCGGAGGCCGCCCGGGTGCTCAGGCCCGGCGGGGTGTTCGTCACCACCGTCGACAAGGACGCCGGTCACGACGTGGACAGCGACATCGACACCGTCCTGCGCCCCCATCGCTCCTTCGCCGCGGCCTCCGACCGCTCCGACAGGGTCGAGGAGTACGCCGCTGCGCACGGCCTGCGGCCCGTAGGCGGCACGCGGTTCGCCGGACACGGCCAGGGCCGCACACCTCGCGACGCCGCCACCGCCCTCTCGGCGGGACGCTTCCGCTCCTGGTTCACCGGCACGGACGGCGCGACGGCCCGCGCGCTCGCCGCGCAACTGGCGCTGCTGCCCGGCCAGGACAGCCGCCGCCCCGATCCGTCGTACACCCTGCGCGCGTTCCGCAAGGAAGGCTGA
- a CDS encoding 4a-hydroxytetrahydrobiopterin dehydratase translates to MPTEPLSQKEIEDRLRELPGWSLEGDRIARSYRLDSHFAATALVVHVAQIQEELNHHSDLTLGYNTVALTVQSHDVNALTERDFALAERVEQIAPAHGAN, encoded by the coding sequence ATGCCCACAGAGCCGCTGTCGCAGAAGGAGATCGAGGACCGGCTCCGGGAGCTTCCCGGCTGGTCCCTGGAAGGCGACAGGATCGCCCGCTCCTACCGCCTCGACTCACACTTCGCGGCGACCGCCCTGGTCGTCCACGTCGCCCAGATCCAGGAGGAGCTGAACCACCACTCCGACCTCACCCTCGGCTACAACACGGTCGCCCTGACCGTCCAGTCGCACGACGTGAACGCCCTGACGGAACGCGACTTCGCCCTGGCCGAGCGCGTCGAGCAGATCGCCCCGGCCCACGGGGCGAACTAG
- a CDS encoding FBP domain-containing protein, with the protein MEPLTDKQIRACFVNCTKGEATRLRLPADFAEVPWSDLDFLGWVDPGAPLKAHLVLPREDGPVGITLRVPSTGRTSAVKSSMCQACLTAHASSGVTLFAAPLAGAAGREGNTVGTYLCADLACSLYIRGKRQPKLRHGRYEENLTLEEQIDRTTGNLWAFADKVLGLR; encoded by the coding sequence GTGGAACCATTGACCGACAAACAGATCCGCGCCTGCTTCGTGAACTGCACCAAGGGTGAGGCGACGCGTCTGCGCCTGCCCGCCGACTTCGCCGAAGTCCCCTGGTCCGACCTGGACTTCCTGGGCTGGGTCGATCCAGGAGCACCGCTGAAGGCGCATCTGGTGCTGCCGCGGGAGGACGGACCGGTCGGTATCACCCTCCGTGTCCCGTCCACCGGACGGACCAGTGCGGTGAAGTCGAGCATGTGCCAGGCGTGCCTCACCGCCCACGCCTCGTCGGGGGTGACCCTGTTCGCGGCGCCGCTGGCCGGCGCGGCGGGACGGGAGGGGAACACGGTCGGCACGTATCTGTGCGCCGATCTGGCCTGCTCGCTGTACATCCGCGGCAAGAGGCAGCCGAAGCTGCGCCACGGACGTTACGAGGAGAACCTCACGCTGGAGGAGCAGATCGACCGGACCACGGGCAACCTGTGGGCCTTCGCCGACAAGGTGCTCGGCCTGCGCTGA